A window from Ardenticatenales bacterium encodes these proteins:
- the coaD gene encoding pantetheine-phosphate adenylyltransferase — MRAIYPGTFDPIHYGHLDLIKRASVIFDDLIVAVYDHGRPSKSLLFSVQERVDMIKQVLDGTAGIRVMPFGGLTVEFARQVGAGVMVRGLRVFSDFEFEFRMALANKRLAPDIEVVSFITHEEHTFLSGTTVREIASLGGDVSSMVPPLVAVALHDRFNGSDQAQYNPPVTLRD, encoded by the coding sequence ATGCGGGCCATTTATCCGGGCACATTTGACCCTATTCATTATGGACACCTGGACTTGATTAAGCGGGCCAGTGTTATCTTTGATGACTTGATTGTGGCGGTCTATGATCATGGTCGCCCCTCGAAATCGCTGCTCTTTTCCGTGCAGGAGCGGGTGGACATGATCAAACAGGTTCTGGATGGCACGGCGGGTATCCGTGTGATGCCGTTTGGCGGGCTGACGGTGGAGTTCGCGCGGCAGGTAGGGGCCGGGGTGATGGTGCGCGGGCTGCGTGTCTTCTCCGATTTTGAGTTTGAGTTCCGCATGGCCCTGGCAAATAAGCGGCTGGCGCCGGATATTGAAGTGGTGAGTTTCATTACACATGAGGAGCATACGTTTCTCAGCGGCACGACAGTGCGCGAAATTGCCTCGCTGGGGGGGGACGTGAGTAGTATGGTTCCCCCATTGGTGGCGGTGGCGCTGCATGATCGTTTTAACGGCAGCGATCAGGCGCAGTATAATCCGCCGGTGACGCTGCGTGATTGA
- a CDS encoding ATPase, whose amino-acid sequence MDILHLIDRLEQTLNEGQRVWLTAKLMVDEDRVYGIVDQMRVAIPDAIKRANRVEAEKDRILAQAHEEADRIRNLAKQEAEELISRDAVMTSAQQRADNILERARRDAEAMRHDADAYTIEVLARLEEDLLRSLSVVRNGLQKLQADQGAEMPAESQPG is encoded by the coding sequence ATGGACATCCTGCACTTGATTGATCGCCTGGAGCAGACTTTGAACGAGGGTCAGCGGGTGTGGCTGACGGCGAAGCTGATGGTGGATGAGGATCGGGTCTATGGGATTGTGGACCAGATGCGGGTGGCGATTCCGGATGCGATCAAGCGGGCGAATCGGGTGGAGGCGGAGAAGGACCGCATTCTGGCACAGGCGCACGAGGAGGCGGACCGGATTCGGAACCTGGCGAAGCAGGAGGCGGAGGAGTTGATCAGCCGCGATGCGGTGATGACCTCGGCGCAGCAGCGGGCGGACAATATCCTGGAGCGGGCGCGGCGGGACGCGGAGGCGATGCGCCACGATGCGGATGCGTATACGATTGAAGTGCTGGCGCGGCTGGAGGAGGATTTGCTGCGTTCGCTATCGGTCGTGCGAAATGGGCTGCAAAAGTTGCAGGCGGATCAGGGGGCGGAAATGCCGGCAGAATCCCAACCCGGGTAG
- the recG gene encoding ATP-dependent DNA helicase RecG has translation MSRSFKRLQRVLKLEAQQGFQNKAVVGGMRQLVTFWVTQAREEAMDDADLALVEQTASALMGYDRLPGMEKRAELVEKLLEKIDSREHRLERDKTAPTPSEKPTSTRQTPAPERQPQRPRSERKPSPPPTPPPTAPSPPPAAPIVTADPARLAQSVTAIKGVGGKLAEKLARLGAETINDLLFLSPRRHDDYTLMKPINRLAYGEQVTVIGTIWEARARRSRGGEMVQAVVSDGTGQVNVTWFNQPWLASQLKAGMQIVLSGKVEQFMGRPVFNAPAWEPVAIEPLKTRRMVPIYPLTEGLRAYKMRQIMHQAVTEYAPFLPDPVPETIQQRQQLLPLPQAVQQMHFPDDQDSLRQAHRRLVFDELFLLQLGMLGQRRAWQSQPGTAIVAEGAALDAFVNSLPFTLTGAQQRALDEIVADMGNVRPMTRLLQGDVGAGKTVVAAAAMVVAVNDGGQAAMMAPTEILAEQHYQGLNRLLAPLGYTVRLLTGSTNGGDRTQLMEELADGRAQILIGTHALIQGPVRFHNLTLAVIDEQHRFGVDQRQALRDKGPLHDDGNAGTPHLLVMSATPIPRTLALSLYGDLDLSILDELPPGRQEIKTRWLRPSERQRAYAFVRGQVERGRQAFIICPLVEESDKIEAVAAVEEHARLQDEIFPDLKLGLLHGRMKSDEKEAVMRDFYENRLHILVSTSVIEVGIDVPNSTVMLIEGANRFGLAQLHQFRGRVGRGEHQSYCLLISDSASRDAEARLQAMESTNDGFVLAEKDLELRGPGEFFGRRQSGLPEVRLAALLDVKMLEAARQEAAIIMEEDPLLEHAAHRFLRDKVRQFWQNAGDVS, from the coding sequence ATGTCACGATCCTTCAAAAGACTACAACGTGTATTGAAACTGGAAGCCCAACAAGGATTCCAAAACAAAGCCGTCGTCGGCGGAATGCGCCAACTCGTCACCTTCTGGGTGACCCAGGCGCGCGAGGAAGCCATGGACGACGCCGACCTGGCCCTGGTCGAACAAACCGCATCCGCCCTCATGGGGTATGATCGTCTCCCCGGCATGGAAAAACGAGCCGAACTGGTGGAAAAGCTTCTGGAGAAGATTGACAGCCGCGAGCACCGCCTGGAGCGCGACAAAACCGCCCCCACCCCCTCGGAAAAACCCACCTCAACGCGCCAAACACCCGCCCCCGAACGCCAACCACAAAGACCACGTAGCGAACGCAAACCGTCTCCTCCCCCCACGCCGCCGCCTACGGCCCCTTCTCCCCCGCCCGCCGCGCCCATCGTCACCGCCGACCCCGCCAGACTCGCCCAATCCGTCACCGCCATCAAAGGTGTGGGGGGCAAACTGGCCGAAAAACTGGCCCGCCTCGGCGCGGAGACCATCAACGATCTGCTCTTCCTCTCCCCCCGCCGCCACGACGACTACACCCTCATGAAGCCGATCAACCGCCTGGCCTATGGCGAACAAGTCACCGTCATCGGCACCATCTGGGAAGCGCGCGCCCGCCGTTCTCGCGGCGGCGAGATGGTGCAGGCAGTCGTCAGCGATGGCACGGGACAGGTGAACGTCACCTGGTTCAACCAGCCCTGGCTCGCCTCCCAACTGAAAGCCGGCATGCAAATCGTCCTCAGCGGCAAGGTGGAGCAGTTCATGGGCCGCCCCGTGTTCAACGCCCCCGCCTGGGAACCCGTGGCCATCGAACCGCTAAAGACGCGGCGCATGGTCCCCATCTATCCCCTCACCGAAGGGCTGCGCGCCTACAAGATGCGCCAGATTATGCACCAGGCGGTAACGGAGTACGCGCCCTTTCTGCCCGACCCCGTTCCAGAGACGATTCAACAGCGCCAACAACTTCTGCCGCTGCCGCAAGCCGTGCAGCAAATGCACTTCCCCGATGATCAGGACAGCCTGCGGCAAGCCCACCGTCGCCTCGTCTTCGATGAATTGTTCCTGCTGCAACTGGGCATGTTGGGGCAGCGGCGCGCCTGGCAAAGCCAGCCGGGCACGGCCATTGTGGCGGAGGGGGCGGCGTTGGATGCGTTTGTCAACAGCCTGCCCTTCACGCTCACGGGAGCGCAACAGCGGGCGCTGGACGAAATTGTCGCCGACATGGGCAACGTCCGCCCCATGACGCGCCTGCTCCAGGGAGACGTAGGCGCGGGGAAGACCGTCGTGGCCGCGGCGGCGATGGTGGTGGCCGTCAACGACGGCGGGCAGGCCGCGATGATGGCCCCCACGGAAATCCTGGCGGAGCAGCATTATCAGGGTCTCAACCGCCTGCTGGCTCCTCTGGGCTACACGGTGCGCTTGCTCACGGGCAGCACCAACGGCGGCGACCGCACCCAGCTCATGGAAGAGTTGGCGGATGGCCGCGCACAAATCCTCATTGGCACGCACGCCCTGATTCAAGGGCCGGTTCGTTTCCACAATCTGACGCTGGCTGTGATTGACGAGCAGCACCGTTTTGGCGTGGACCAGCGGCAGGCTTTGCGCGATAAAGGGCCTCTCCACGACGACGGAAATGCCGGCACGCCCCACCTCCTCGTCATGTCCGCCACACCCATTCCGCGCACGCTGGCCCTCTCGCTCTATGGTGATCTGGACCTTTCCATCCTGGACGAACTACCGCCGGGTCGCCAGGAAATCAAGACACGCTGGCTGCGCCCCAGCGAGCGGCAGCGCGCCTACGCTTTTGTGCGTGGCCAGGTAGAACGCGGGCGGCAAGCATTCATCATCTGCCCACTGGTGGAAGAATCTGACAAGATCGAGGCAGTGGCCGCCGTGGAAGAACATGCGCGGCTGCAAGACGAGATCTTCCCCGACCTGAAGTTGGGTCTGCTGCACGGGCGCATGAAGTCGGACGAGAAAGAAGCCGTAATGCGCGACTTCTACGAGAACAGACTGCACATCCTGGTGTCCACGTCCGTGATTGAAGTGGGCATTGACGTGCCGAACAGCACTGTCATGCTTATCGAGGGGGCCAATCGTTTTGGCCTGGCGCAGTTACACCAGTTCCGCGGGCGCGTGGGGCGCGGCGAGCATCAATCCTACTGTCTGCTCATCAGCGATTCGGCCAGTCGGGACGCCGAGGCGCGCTTGCAAGCAATGGAATCGACGAACGACGGTTTTGTGCTGGCGGAAAAGGACCTGGAACTGCGCGGGCCGGGTGAGTTTTTTGGTCGCCGACAGAGCGGGTTGCCGGAGGTACGGTTGGCGGCTTTGCTGGATGTGAAGATGTTGGAGGCGGCGCGCCAGGAGGCGGCAATCATCATGGAAGAAGACCCCCTGTTGGAACACGCGGCGCATCGCTTTTTGCGCGATAAAGTGCGGCAATTTTGGCAAAATGCAGGAGATGTAAGCTAA